One window of Phalacrocorax carbo chromosome 1, bPhaCar2.1, whole genome shotgun sequence genomic DNA carries:
- the CCDC77 gene encoding coiled-coil domain-containing protein 77 — translation MSATDRSAGASPGSRRLATPHVSSRYASSQSPSQEDCTPLPSISERLAFLHPSRELLEYYRKKIADFDEEHEDLVKRLERYKETYDEQHKLQWELRQREEEIAELQKALSDMQVYLFQEREHVLRLYSENDRLKIRELEDRKKIQHLLALVGTDKGEVTYFHKEPPHKVTVLQRPAKSRESLERNDTSRTGTKRSTSEPAAKGEKPESPERYQRDNQTLLLQVEALQAQIEEQTRLSKEQVEALLEDRRIHMEEAQVQHQRDQDKIKTITDKLHKTQNLLYESTRDFLQLKSDARANEKAWMAEKDSLLRKLDKDLDHIISREPGREKKQSGTKKMFRTDDGAWKLHSREIKSLQEQLMQEQCLSNMYREQCVTLEGELARIREEGDVGRELFKERSEKMGKRLKLMTQRYEALEKRRNMEVEGFKNDIKQLRQKLKDVENQLFKVTLNIGPDQDLAILHEVRQGNRITRKIQGELKNLKAKIYALENELRVC, via the exons ATGAGCGCGACGGACCGCTCTGCGGGGGCCTCCCCTGGCTCCAGAAG GCTGGCAACCCCCCATGTCTCATCCAGGTATGCTAGTTCTCAGTCTCCGAGTCAGGAAGACTGTACTCCTCTCCCTTCAATCAGTGAGCGCTTGGCCTTTCTCCATCCCTCTCGGGAGCTGTTGGAATACTACCGCAAGAAGATTGCTGACTTTGATGAGGAACATGAGGATTTGGTAAAAAGGCTGGAGAGATACAAAGAAACATATGATGAGCAG CACAAATTGCAATGGGAATTACGTCAGCGAGAAGAGGAGATTGCCGAGTTGCAGAAGGCTTTGAGTGATATGCAAGTCTACCTCTTCCAGGAGAGGGAACATGTCCTTCGTCTTTACTCAGAGAATGACCGGCTGAAAATCAG GGAATTGgaggatagaaaaaaaattcagcatctCCTGGCTTTAGTGGGAACAGACAAAGGAGAAGTTACATATTTTCACAAGGAGCCTCCACATAAG GTTACTGTACTGCAAAGGCCAGCTAAATCCAGAGAGTCACTTGAACGAAATGACACTTCTAGAACAG GCACCAAGAGGAGCACTTCAGaaccagcagcaaaaggagagaAACCAGAAAGTCCTGAGAGATATCAGAGAGATAATCAAACACTTCTACTGCAG GTGGAGGCCCTGCAAGCTCAAATAGAAGAACAGACACGATTATCCAAGGAACAGGTTGAGGCGCTACTAGAGGACAGGCGGATTCACATGGAGGAAGCCCAGGTCCAGCATCAGAGGGACCAGGACAAGATCAAAACTATAACAGATAA ACTTCATAAGACCCAAAATCTGTTATATGAGAGTACCCGTGACTTTCTCCAGCTCAAGTCTGATGCCCGAGCCAATGAGAAAGCATGGATGGCAGAGAAGGACAGTCTGCTGAGGAAACTTGACAAAGATCTGGATCATATTATCAGCAGGGAgccaggaagagagaagaagCAGAGTGGTACCAAGAAGATGTTTCGAACAGATGATGGAGCTTGGAAActccacagcagagaaataaag TCACTGCAAGAACAGCTAATGCAGGAACAGTGCCTGTCAAACATGTATAGAGAGCAGTGTGTCACCCTGGAAGGTGAGCTGGCTAGGATTCGTGAAGAGGGAGATGTTGGCAGAGAACTCTTTAAG GAACGCTCAGAAAAGATGGGGAAGCGCCTGAAGCTGATGACTCAGCGATATGAGGCCTTGGAAAAACGTCGTAATATGGAAGTGGAAGGCTTCAAGAATGATATTAAACAGCTTCGGCAGAAGCTGAAAGATGTAGAGAATCAGCTGTTTAAG gtgACTTTGAATATTGGACCAGACCAGGATCTTGCAATTTTACATGAGGTCCGCCAAGGAAACAGAATAACCCGTAAAATTCAAGGAGAACTAAaaaacttaaaagcaaaaatctatGCCTTAGAGAATGAGCTACGGGTCTGCTGA